A section of the Gallus gallus isolate bGalGal1 chromosome 4, bGalGal1.mat.broiler.GRCg7b, whole genome shotgun sequence genome encodes:
- the TLR1A gene encoding toll-like receptor1 isoform X1 encodes MGSLTSIYVFACVFLSILWNNIQPTVENKITANYSGHLLTEVPKNIPVHTHILDLSHNSISEITNFRFTSLSDLQVLNLSHNLITELDFSAFMFNQDLEYLDLSHNNIWTAYCQLLARLRHLDLSFNKFTVLPICQEFGIMFHLEYLGLSAMMIRRSDFRYVAHLQLDTVFLTLEDFSLYEPLSLTALNTRSLHIVFATNQNFNFSLLYDGMSTSEKLKIVNLRYTLSHKDFPSPSLELQKKIKTTDLTLDTVDLEWTVILQIFLLVWDSSVEHLTVRNLIFRGPVVELTEYKHVPLLRSLEQLLSLGSSMKALTLERVRNKLYYFNQEILYRQFSEMNIDSLTIHDACMPHMLCPKKRSSFQYINFSRNALTDELFQNCDTLANLKILILHRNKFESLSKVSFMTSRMKSLRYLDMSSNLLRNSRAEGRCQWADSLAELDLSSNQLTEAVFACLPANINKVDLQNNQIASVPKGITELHSLQELNLASNRLADLPGCRAFTGLEILNIERNLILTPSADFFETCPSVKELQAGQNPFKCSCELQDFLRLERQSGGKLSGWPEAYVCKYPEDLSGTQLKDFHLTELACNTTLLLVTALLLTLVLVAVVAFPCIYLDVPWYVRMLWQWTQTKRRAWHDCPEERETALQFHAFISYSERDSLWVKNELIPNLEKGEGCIQLCQHERNFIPGKSIVENIINCIEKSYKSIFVLSPNFVQSEWCHYELYFAHHRLFSENSNSLILILLEPIPSYVIPARYHKLKALMAKRTYLEWPKERSKHALFWANLRAAVNIKLPTSFETDEEQSDVTSTSSITQRLIT; translated from the coding sequence ATGGGATCCCTTACAAGTATCTACGTTTTTGCTTGTGTGTTTTTATCCATACTTTGGAATAATATCCAGCCaactgtggaaaataaaatcactgcaaACTATTCAGGACATTTACTAACTGAAGTTCCAAAAAACATTCCAGTCCATACTCACATATTAGATTTATCACATAATAGCATCTCTGAAATTACTAACTTCAGATTTACTTCTCTTTCTGACCTTCAAGTATTAAACCTTTCTCATAATCTAATTACAGAGCTTGACTTTAGTGCCTTCATGTTTAATCAAGATTTAGAATACTTAGATTTATCTCACAATAACATTTGGACAGCTTACTGCCAATTGCTTGCACGTCTTCGACATTTAGATCTTTCTTTCAACAAGTTTACTGTCTTGCCAATCTGTCAGGAATTTGGGATCATGTTCCATTTAGAATATCTAGGATTAAGTGCCATGATGATACGAAGGTCAGACTTCAGATATGTGGCACATTTGCAGCTGGACACGGTCTTCCTAACCTTAGAAGACTTTTCTCTGTATGAGCCTCTAAGTCTGACAGCTTTAAATACACGGAGCCTTCACATTGTTTTTGCAACAAACCAAAACTTCAATTTTTCCCTCTTATATGATGGAATGAGCACTtcagaaaagttaaaaatagtTAATTTAAGATATACCTTGAGCCACAAAGattttccctccccttctttagagcttcagaagaaaatcaaaacaacagaTCTAACGCTTGACACTGTGGACTTAGAATGGACTGTCATTCTGCAAATTTTTCTGCTAGTTTGGGATTCATCTGTGGAGCACTTAACTGTGAGAAATTTGATTTTTCGGGGACCAGTGGTGGAGCTGACTGAATATAAACATGTACCCCTTTTAAGATCTCTGGAACAATTACTGTCCTTGGGTAGCTCCATGAAGGCACTAACTTTGGAGCGTGTTCGAAATAAGTTGTATTATTTCAACCAGGAGATTTTGTACAGACAGTTTTCAGAGATGAATATTGATAGTTTGACAATACATGATGCATGTATGCCGCACATGCTTTGCCCAAAAAAACGAAGCTCATTTCAGTATATAAATTTTTCCCGCAATGCCCTGACAGACGAATTGTTCCAGAATTGTGACACTCTGGCAAAtttgaaaatacttattttgcATAGGAATAAATTTGAGAGCCTTTCCAAGGTGAGCTTCATGACCAGCCGTATGAAATCACTGAGGTATCTGGACATGAGCAGCAACTTGCTGCGTAACAGTAGAGCTGAGGGGCGCTGTCAGTGGGCTGATTCTCTGGCAGAGCTGGACCTGTCCTCCAACCAGCTGACAGAGGCTGTGTTTGCGTGCTTGCCAGCTAATATCAATAAAGTGGACCTACAAAACAACCAGATTGCCAGTGTCCCCAAGGGGATCACTGAGCTGCACTCATTGCAGGAGCTGAACCTGGCATCCAACCGGCTGGCCGACCTGCCAGGGTGCAGGGCCTTTACAGGCCTGGAGATCCTGAACATAGAGAGGAATTTGATCCTCACCCCATCTGCCGACTTCTTTGAGACCTGCCCGAGCGTGAAGGAGCTGCAAGCTGGGCAAAACCCGTTCAAGTGTTCGTGTGAGCTGCAGGACTTCCTGCGCCTGGAGAGGCAGTCTGGGGGCAAGCTGTCCGGCTGGCCAGAGGCGTACGTGTGCAAGTACCCAGAAGACTTGAGCGGAACGCAGCTGAAGGACTTCCACTTGACCGAGCTGGCTTGCAACACGACTCTGCTGCTtgtgacagctctgctgctgaccctggtgctggtggctgtggtggCCTTTCCGTGCATCTACCTGGATGTGCCGTGGTACGTGCGGATGCTGTGGCAGTGGACGCAGACAAAGAGGAGAGCTTGGCACGACTGCCCCGAGGAGCGGGAAACcgctctgcagttccacgccTTCATTTCCTACAGCGAACGCGATTCCCTGTGGGTGAAGAATGAGCTGATCCCCAATTTGGAGAAGGGGGAGGGCTGCATCCAGCTGTGTCAGCATGAGAGGAACTTTATCCCTGGCAAAAGCATTGTGGAGAACATCATTAACTGCATTGAGAAGAGCTACAAGTCCATCTTTGTGTTGTCCCCCAACTTTGTGCAGAGCGAGTGGTGTCACTACGAGCTGTACTTTGCCCATCACAGGTTGTTTAGTGAGAATTCCAACAGCTTAATCCTGATCTTGCTGGAGCCGATCCCTTCATACGTTATCCCTGCGAGGTACCACAAGCTGAAGGCTCTCATGGCAAAGAGAACGTACCTGGAGTGGCCAAAGGAGAGGAGCAAGCATGCCCTTTTCTGGGCTAACCTGAGGGCAGCTGTTAATATTAAGCTGCCGACATCCTTTGAAACAGATGAGGAGCAAAGTGATGTCACATCTACCAGTAGTATAACCCAACGTCTGATTACGTGA